The sequence ACACAGTTTTAAACCGACATAAATAATCTCTGATTTCTGCTAATGAGgaaaaattctgtttaaatcattaatcattaaatcAGCcgtcacataaacacaacattccAGTGTTGAGCTCCATGCTGACATTTAGCATGATGGTTATATCTGACAGGAATGttcctctgaacacacacacacacacacacacacacacacacacacacacacactcacacacagagttatCGAATGGTGTAGTGGCactgaaggtgtttttttttttctttaccaaaATGTTCTTATTAACTACACACTGAGtgaccacctcacacacactgtaacataattcacactgaaacattgtgtgtgtgtgtgtgtgtgtgtgtgtgtgtgtgtgtacactgcaCACATTCATACTGCTGTTTGTGAATGTGCTCAATGAACTGTTATAGCAAgccaggctgtgtgtgtgtgtttgtggttgtgtgtgtgtgtgtgtttgtggttgtgtgtgtgtttgtgtgtgtgtgtgtgtgtgtgtgtgttgctctatAAACAGCTGCAGAAATGTGGAGAATTCACACTGAGAAttttctacacacaccacagaacAATGGAGCCCCTGTTACTGGCcctcactgattttttttgtttgaatctCTCTCACGTGTTATgtctctcttatacacacatccctgtctgtctcactctctgtctcactctctgtctcactctctatctctctctgtctcactctttctgtcgtttcatctgtttgtcttttttttcatcattttcattCTCTGGTTATTTCTTTGATGtttgggtctctctctctctctctctctctctctctttctgtctctctctctctctctctctctctctctctctctctgtctctgtctctctctctgtctctgtctctctctctttctctctctctctctctctctctctctctctctctctctctctctctctgtctctctctctctctctctctctctctctctctctctctctctctctctctctgtgtgtgtctctgtgtgtgtctctctctctctctctctctctctctctctctctctctctctctctctctttctctctctctctctgtctctctctctctccatctctctctgtgtgtctctgtgtgtgtctctctctctctctctctctctctccgtccctctctgtctctctctctctctctctctctctctctctcgctctctctttctgtctgtctgtctctctctctgtctgtctctttctgtctctctctctctctctctcacacacacaccacacatgaaCCACACgcatgcaccacacacacacacacacacacacacacacacgaaggtGTGTTTCTGGTACAAACTGTTTATTATCTGAGACAGGAATTCCTGTAGGGACCTGGGGGGCGGGGCTTAGACATTCAACAGAGGTTTTAATTGGACACAGAATTAGTCCACGCCCCTGACTGCAGGTCATTAACAGTTTCTGAGGTTGGTTTGAGAAATGGAAGTGATGTCTGGATCACTTTTACAGATGAttgtattaaagaaataaaatgtaacatcTATAACACATTAATAAGACATTACAGCGTGTATCCTGTAGAAATGCACTTTATACTCCAGCTGACAGTGAAAAAGCTGACAGCAGACAAGTGAAGACATCACTAGAGTTCCACATGTGTTTCTGAATGATGGCTTTTATTCAGCACAGCAGTGAAACTCGAGCGCTCCTCACGCAGCTAATCAAGAGCCGCCGCTCGTCAGCAGCAGTATTGTGTTTCTCTGCACTTAGACACAAGTGATAAAAGACGCCGATGAAGTTCTAACGGGAGACAGACGAGCCGGGCGCAGACCACGGAAACcgagcagagagacaggaaacgAGTAACAGTCGGCgtctgaggaagaaaaaaagtttaGTGTAAATGTACAGCAGCTCAGAGCCGAGGAGAATCAGTGCAGGAAGATGTTTCTCTCATCGTCATACTGAAATAGAcagaaggaaaataataataatataataataaaccaaataaaaaagactCACAGTTCTTTGTGCTGACAGCAGGTTCGCTGCCCCACAGAGTTGTAAAAGATTAATAATCACTTTCTCACAGAACTTTACTGTTATATAGTTTTAAATCCTGCCACTTAATGTTAAAGGTCTGTAAACAGACGAGAAGGTTTACAGAAGATAGCTGAACACTAATAATAACTAGCATGAGGAGTTCCTCAGGTTTATACACTGATTCTGCTGGAATGAGTTACTAACTTTAAACACTGCTTTAATGTCTGTGTTACTACAAAACGTTTAAATACGTTGATCCGTGAATGATGAGTTCACTGAGACTCATTACTTTAAAGGGCAAGTTTAATAGGCAATTAAAGCTAATGAGGATCTGACCCCTCCCCCTCTCATCTgcataattgtatatattaatgatGGCATCTGGACCCTAATCACTTTGATTCACCGTTAAATGACTTTGAGGTTTGACCTTCAGATGCAGCGCTGCGTCTCTCCGAACACTGTAGAGGCTCAGAGAGAAGATTTTTAttgaatgtgttgtttttgaaaTTTTACTGATGCTCGAGCTCTGAGGATGAGATGACACTAAGACAGCacttacagagagagagagagtgagtgagggagagagagagagagtgagggagagagagagagacaaagagagagagaaagagtgtgggggagagagagtgagggagagagagagagagacaaagagagcgagagagagagggagagagagtgagggagagggagagagagagagagagataaatacaCAGTAAATGATGCGGTGAAGGCTGACGTGTGAAATCTTTAGTTCAGTTCAGATGAAGTTCCAGATAAAGGAAACTgattgatgaagaaataaaataaattccaaaatgttaatgtttttgattaaaaaaatgtatttaaactaTAATTAAATTGAGGCTGCTGATTGGCCAACTGCTGATTGGCCAGCTGCTGATTGGCCACCTGCTGATTGGCCACCTGCTGATTGGCCACCTGCTGATTGGCCAGCTGCTGATTGGCCACCTGCTGATTGGCCACCTGCTGATTGGCCACCTGCTGATTGGCCAGCTGCTGATTGGCCACCTGCTGTGGCGCTCATTATGACCTTCATCAGCAATCAGCGTGAATTTACTTTCAGTTTACACTTAAATCTGAACGTTGTTTTAGAAGAAGGACCAGAATCAAGGCtttttttcaaatataataaaatataatcaaatataaaaaaaaataatatattttattatttgaatcTGAATTATTAACTCCGCCCCTTTTCTCTGATCTCCAGATTGGCAGATTGCTACGTTGGTGTTGTTGTTATCTGGAGCCTCAGTCACACTGCTGTGCTTTCTGGTTGCTGTGATTTCACTCTGCAGAGGAACGAACAGGAAGCACTACAGAACTGTGGCTGTGTTTCTCTTCAcagcaggtaaacacacactcatacacacacacacacgtacatacatgtgtacacacacacacatacacacacactcatacacacacatgtacatacatgtgtacacacacacactcatacacacacactcatacacacacacacatacatagatgtgtacacacacacacatacacacacactcatacacacacatgtacatacatgtgtacacacacacactcatacacacacactcatacacacacacatacatagatgtgtacacacacactcatacacacacactcatacacacacacacgtacatagatgtgtacacacacacacatacacacacactcatacacacacatgtacatacatgtgtacacacacacactcatacacacacactcatacacacacacatacatagatgtgtacacacacactcatacacacacactcatacacacacacacgtacatacatgtgtacacacacacacatacacacacactcatacacacacacgtacatacatgtgtacacacacacactcatacacacacactcatacacacacacacatacatagatgtgtacacacacacacatacacacacactcatacacacacatgtacatacatgtgtacacacacacactcatacacacacactcatacacacacacatacatagatgtgtacacacacactcatacacacacactcatacacacacacacgtacatagatgtgtacacacacactcatacacacacactcatacacacacacacgtacatagatgtgtacacacacactcatacacacacactcatacacacacacatgtacatacatgtgtacacacacactcacacacacacacgtacatacatgtgtacacacacactcatacacacactcatacacacacacactcatacacacacacgtacatagatgtgtacatacacacacactcatacatgtgtacacacacactcatacacacacactcatacacacacacactcatacacacacacacatacacacacacgtacatacatccatacatacacacacactcatacacacacacacacacgtacatacatgcatacaaacacacactcatacacacacacacacactcatacacacacacatacatacatgcgtacatacacaaacacacacacactcatacacacacacacgtacatacatgcgtacatacacacacacgtacatacatgcgtgtatacacactcatacacactcatacagacacacacactcatacttaTATGCctacagtgtgcatgtgtgtgtgtgtgagagagagagagccagcaCTCATGGGGTTTGTCATCATTCCAAAATGTTCTTTAGTTTATTCTGAACAATAAGGTACTGATTCTGGATCAGCTCACAGCTCTCCTATTCTGCCCCCCTCGTCCCCATCCCCTCCCCCCTCTGTGGTTATTTTCTGATGTATTACATTTTAGaagaaacataaacacagtCATAAAAACAGAAGTGGCCTtagaatgtaaaataaagaccactgtctttctgtgtgtgtgtgtgtgtgtgtgtgtgtgtgtgtgtgtgtgtgtgtgtgtgtgtgtgtgtgtgtttgtttagtccTCTTTTGGTAACTACTTTCAGTCCAAGTGTGGATAAAGGTCCTGTTATAgtccagagacacacacacacaacacacacacacacacacacacacacacacacacacacacacacacacacacacacacacacacacacacacacagagccatcTATTCAGAATTGAGTATTGTGTTATATATGTGTTATAGAAATCAACATGAttattttcttctgttctctctctctctctctctctccctctctgtctctctctctctctctctctctctctctctctctctctctctctctctctctctctctccacagtgGTCCTCCAGACATGTGCTCTTGTTCTTTATCCAATCAAATTTATTGAGTATAGAATGCTGCACACGTACCATGAGTTTAATTGGGGTTACGGACTCGGATGGGGAGCTACCATTTTTATGCTGGGCGGGGGGATCCTGCTCTGCCTCCGGACAGACATGTATGAAGATGGAATGTACTGAAGCAACtacgcactacacacacacacacacacacacacacacacacacacagcatataaaGCTGCTAGGTTTGCACTGCAATACTACAAACACTATTTTATACATCCTAACAAATGTCTGTGCTTCCaaaatctcactcacacacacacacacacacacatacgaacacacacacacacacacagcaggtgctGCTAGGTTTGCACTGCATTGCTACAAACGAATTAAAGACATACAaactttctatttttctctgaCCTTCGACCTCTTTTGGCAGCTAATGTTAGCACAATGCAACATTAGCATAGCTGACTAGCTTAGCTAACCTTGCTAacctttgaaaataaataagtccTTTATGCTTTAAATCATGTAAGCATGTTGACTTGACCAGTAAGAGCTGATGGAATGTATTCTAAGCCCTGCCCATCCTGCGAAAGCTCCACCCCTGTGTTGGAGTCTACACACACCGCACTCAGCACATCCTGTGTTTGGGTCACATGACAGATTTCTGCTCATTACAGCTCTGTTTCTTCTGACTGAAGTgtattatagatatatttacTGTTCACACTTTGTATATTTTCAGTATAATATCATTAGAAAACATATCCTCCTATAATATCCTCCATCCTCGATGTACAGATGAATATGAAGGACATATTTGTGTTATGATGTATTTTTTGAAGCATTTGATGGTGGTGTTACACAAcgtacaaatttattttatttctctattttcaataagaaatgaataaatactgcTGTCGAATAAATATGAAAGTTTTAAGACTCTTATTAATATCTGAATGAACACATGctcatatttatgtttatttataagctGAAGATGACATTTGACCAAGTTGTAAGATGTAAAAGAATCTttcacaaagaaaataaaaatataaacttataaaatattttagtgaTTTAGAGTGTAACCCCTATAACCAGTTAGTAACCATAGTAACCCAAAATAACCATGTAGTGCTATGTCTGGAATTTACTACTTTTAACAAAAGGGGGCAACGACTTCTCATGTTACTTTCAACtaataatacaaaaagaaaaatgtatgtttCTTAGAAATAAACAGTTCCTGGTGACAGTTAGAAATACAATTCGAttacaaatgcattttttgtttattcctttgtataaataaagaaaagtgtcaaaggattattaaaaaaacctaCACAAGTTTTATTTCTGTGTCCCATCAAAAGCTAAATATAGATTCTATTTTTCAATAATTTCCTTCGTTACAAATAACTGAAATGttgcttttttattaaattctctTTTCACGCTGCAGTTTCTATGTCCTCaaatcacatcacatttttattctaataaagATTTTACTTTTAAGATTAAACACGAGCCCTCAGAGACTGCATTATGAGTTACTGAGCTTTAGATTACATGGatcttgaatttatttttgttaagaCAGAGCAAACCattaactcacacacagacacacacacacacacacacacacacacacacacacacctggctgtTCCCTCATTTCTTTATCCTGGGAGATTTTAGCAGGAATTCTTCCTCAGCACATTGCTCTCTGTGATTCAGATCTGGGGAAATCTTGAAATAAATTCTGATTAAAttgtttgtatattattattattattattattattattattattattattattaaagtagattcaatataaataaatagaatctGTGCTAAATGACTGAGCTGTAACAGCAGCAATGACATcgtctctgtgtttcagtttcacacacagagagatatcAGTTACTGACATCACaactcagagacagagagagagatcaagtgGTTATAACATTGTGTTACTGAAAATAtcaataactaactaactaaatgtACTAATCatcttcctattattattattattattattattattattattattattattattattattattattaaagcacaCTCACCCTGCCCGATGTTTGTCTCCTTCGCTGAGAAACATCTGGTCTTTAATTTATCACCTTCACAcagatttattaataattaacttTCACTTGCAGCCAATCAGCAGCAGtttatttgtcctgtagtgtgtgtgtgtgcactaaatAGCAGAGTTTatcattttactgtaaactgtaattgactaaaaactttattaatttttaaaatatatatttctttctacATGAGCAATCAACGTAAAGAATCTAAACACAAATGAATGACATGAATAAACCATTATAGAATCCAGGATATCTGGCCTTCACCTTTATCAGGAATGACCTTAAATAAGGTGGGAAATGAAcacctgagagtgtgtgtgtcgagcagatctacagcactgctcgactggacccaccatctctcagggtaagaggtaagtttactacaagactcttctctgtactggcaccaaggttgtggaatgaacttcccctagaggtccggacagctgagtcactggatattttcaaacgGTGGttaaagacctacttattcaggaaactgctagcacttctttccttatcttctgcatttataaaaaaaaaactaacaaaaaaaaaacaaccttttaaactttttcattgtaactttgaacaaatgttttaaactcatggtatcttaagtctgtaacttagtgagccagcattaatgtattcaatgttagagaattaagcacttatgtacgtcgctctttataagggcgtctgccacatgctgtaaatctaaatgtgtgtgtgtgtgtccgtgtgtgtgtgtgcgtgtgtgtgtagacatttGACAGTGTCAGTGAAAGCCAGCTGATAAGATTAGTAAATGAAGAGAAGACTGACTTAAGTTCACTGCCAAATGACCAAATGTGGATGGTGTTAGACAGATACAGCTTCACCTACAGAGACTTCACACCTGGACCAGCAGAGGGAGCTGCTGCACTGAGCTCGTGTTTCTTCTATCACTCTCTTAAATTCCTTTAACCACCGAGATGTGTATCATCATCTACACTATCATAAACATCTTAAACATTTACTAAAATAATCTAAACTGAACCTAAACCTGTCATTGGACTG comes from Tachysurus vachellii isolate PV-2020 chromosome 26, HZAU_Pvac_v1, whole genome shotgun sequence and encodes:
- the LOC132841103 gene encoding transmembrane protein 47-like; translated protein: MSVNELYACERPFKPIALLCVFLALCLDVAALVSPAWVTAEGYALSLWESCTDNTAVWTCVSTLTSDWQIATLVLLLSGASVTLLCFLVAVISLCRGTNRKHYRTVAVFLFTAVVLQTCALVLYPIKFIEYRMLHTYHEFNWGYGLGWGATIFMLGGGILLCLRTDMYEDGMY